A stretch of the Porifericola rhodea genome encodes the following:
- a CDS encoding glycosyl hydrolase family 28-related protein, whose amino-acid sequence MLEGWYNVKDFGAKGNGEHDDTQGIVNTIEEAKKKSSITGSNFRSQGVVYFPPGVYRVSAPIIVTNHEYYGCRIEGANAESVKIVPKSNLSNLNKVFVFMGGSGAFSNVGIKNMTISCENQYYNAPGNCVGIYIDGQCFANFENIRFKKLKYGVWLHNESARAYSELNQFHQIEFSFCENGIRIEQGKGSHSFHGNDFNNCYFNVGAKQIGFNHTSGFFYNARFRLFFWGHTTESTYINANGNAIDNIGDITYESFKPGKITGKGRFWFNGFIRGRGTPNNGLVDKTVPPRPWEKVFACDNYWKKEKYADSEMSAGPINSPNSSFNGPFGFFQSLTKKNVESVVLNTYAGSSENGLYLGRSRFKQEVNQANLGLFLSGQGDKIQSYHRDYLNIESNKGLSITAGSTTGFKITSGFIRTSGGSKNTYEWKDIMKFNTFIGGRLFAVDEKASESTCLIANIMWNKKEKSIDILNESIKRDKKRLEHISIQFKSKEDNILQLGTNYSEETTVKWFFDGVVW is encoded by the coding sequence ATGTTAGAAGGATGGTATAATGTAAAAGACTTTGGAGCAAAAGGTAATGGAGAACATGATGATACTCAAGGTATTGTTAATACCATTGAAGAAGCCAAAAAAAAATCATCTATAACTGGCTCAAACTTCCGTAGCCAGGGGGTAGTGTATTTTCCTCCTGGAGTATATAGAGTAAGTGCTCCAATTATAGTCACAAACCATGAGTATTATGGATGTAGAATTGAGGGGGCAAATGCAGAGAGTGTTAAAATCGTTCCCAAATCCAACCTGAGTAATCTAAATAAAGTTTTTGTCTTTATGGGAGGTTCAGGAGCATTTAGTAACGTAGGGATTAAAAATATGACTATTAGTTGTGAAAATCAATATTATAATGCTCCAGGTAACTGTGTCGGTATCTATATTGACGGCCAATGTTTTGCTAACTTTGAGAACATAAGGTTCAAAAAATTGAAGTATGGTGTATGGTTACATAATGAATCAGCTCGCGCATATAGCGAACTGAATCAATTTCATCAGATAGAGTTTTCATTCTGCGAAAATGGGATACGTATAGAGCAAGGGAAGGGTAGTCACAGTTTTCATGGAAATGACTTTAATAATTGTTATTTTAATGTTGGGGCCAAGCAGATTGGGTTTAATCATACTTCTGGTTTTTTTTACAACGCACGTTTTCGTTTATTCTTTTGGGGACATACAACTGAATCTACTTATATCAATGCCAATGGAAACGCAATTGATAATATAGGAGATATAACCTATGAATCTTTTAAGCCTGGTAAAATTACAGGTAAAGGACGGTTTTGGTTTAATGGGTTTATTAGAGGAAGAGGCACTCCAAATAATGGACTCGTGGACAAAACAGTACCTCCTCGTCCATGGGAGAAAGTATTTGCTTGTGATAATTACTGGAAAAAAGAAAAGTATGCTGATTCAGAAATGTCTGCAGGGCCCATTAACTCCCCAAATAGTTCGTTTAATGGCCCTTTCGGATTTTTTCAATCTCTTACCAAAAAAAATGTAGAATCAGTGGTCTTAAATACGTATGCGGGATCATCAGAAAATGGCCTTTACCTAGGAAGATCTCGCTTTAAGCAGGAAGTAAATCAAGCTAACCTAGGACTATTCTTATCTGGTCAGGGAGATAAGATTCAGTCATACCATCGTGACTATTTAAACATAGAAAGCAATAAGGGACTTTCAATTACTGCAGGATCTACTACTGGCTTTAAAATTACATCAGGCTTTATCCGTACTTCTGGTGGAAGCAAGAATACTTATGAGTGGAAGGATATTATGAAGTTTAATACTTTCATTGGAGGAAGACTTTTTGCTGTGGATGAAAAAGCAAGCGAGTCAACATGTTTAATAGCAAACATTATGTGGAATAAAAAAGAGAAATCCATAGACATATTAAATGAGTCTATTAAAAGGGATAAGAAAAGATTAGAACATATAAGTATCCAATTCAAGTCTAAGGAAGATAATATACTTCAGTTAGGAACAAATTATTCAGAAGAGACTACTGTAAAGTGGTTTTTTGATGGAGTAGTATGGTGA
- a CDS encoding glycosyltransferase family 2 protein: MPSDYIILDKRFSTTRRLFTAPPLKNPKYVDLSYNHHRNKGGLRTKGYFKRTTKSTPLVSIITVVFNGEQYLSSTILSIINQDYDNIEYIIIDGGSTDKTLKIIQEYEEQIDFWISETDNGISDAFNKGIRLASGDLLMFLNADDFLLSTNSIQTAMLQIDHRYLLHWFRTGFITENGNKLYSFNYHFNKNSLYLRRTYPQPSMLYHSTVFDKIGLFDIKLKNTMDTELLIRAAVANVMIKSYEQIISVMRLGGISDKAIHQTILEGFIIRRKHIGLFYALIFTSFRWFKQKVKWILKSLLK; encoded by the coding sequence ATGCCTTCTGACTATATCATATTAGATAAAAGGTTTTCTACTACCCGCCGTCTTTTCACTGCCCCCCCTTTAAAGAACCCTAAATATGTTGACTTATCTTATAACCATCATAGAAATAAAGGAGGTCTTAGAACTAAGGGTTATTTTAAACGAACAACTAAAAGTACTCCGTTAGTAAGTATCATTACAGTGGTGTTTAACGGAGAGCAGTACCTTTCTTCTACTATATTGAGTATTATCAATCAGGATTATGATAACATAGAATATATTATTATCGATGGAGGGTCCACGGATAAGACTCTTAAGATTATTCAAGAATATGAAGAGCAAATTGATTTTTGGATAAGTGAGACAGATAATGGCATAAGTGATGCTTTTAATAAGGGTATCAGATTAGCAAGTGGGGATTTACTAATGTTTTTAAACGCTGATGATTTTTTGCTCTCTACAAATAGCATTCAGACTGCAATGCTTCAGATTGACCATCGTTATCTTTTGCACTGGTTTCGGACAGGTTTTATTACAGAAAACGGTAATAAGTTGTATTCATTCAATTATCATTTTAACAAAAATTCTCTGTACTTGCGAAGAACCTATCCACAGCCCAGTATGCTATATCATAGCACTGTTTTTGATAAAATAGGCCTATTTGATATTAAGTTAAAGAATACAATGGATACTGAGTTGTTAATTAGAGCAGCTGTAGCTAATGTCATGATTAAGTCATATGAGCAAATTATTTCTGTTATGCGCCTTGGGGGAATCAGTGATAAAGCTATTCACCAAACCATTCTTGAAGGGTTTATTATAAGGAGAAAGCACATTGGTTTGTTTTATGCTTTAATATTTACATCATTCCGCTGGTTCAAACAAAAAGTAAAATGGATTTTAAAATCCCTCTTAAAATAA
- a CDS encoding glycosyltransferase family 4 protein codes for MSKPSIAIVHEWFVDHSGSEKVLEQILNVFPEADLFSVVDFLPSNLRSFIHHKPVQTTFIQKLPFAKTKYRNYLPLMPLAIEQLNVSSYDVVISNSHAVSKGVITNSNQVHICYCHSPMRYAWDLYHQYLNEAGLNHGFKGILAKLFLHYLRQWDLNTIPRIDHFIANSKYIAARIHKVYKRKAEVIYPPVRVENFTLHTQKEDFFLTASRFVSYKKIDLIVETFTNMPEEKLIVIGDGPDNKKIRAKAINSKNIKFLGFQDQQSLISYMQRAKAFIFAADEDFGIIPVEAQACGTPVIAYGRGGSLETVKDGVTGLFFDQQSVQSIQETINRFKNQYRQFDPLAIRAHAESFSVIRFQEEIRQLINSRLVHNQKK; via the coding sequence ATGTCTAAGCCTTCAATTGCTATTGTTCATGAATGGTTTGTGGATCACTCTGGTTCAGAAAAAGTACTGGAACAAATCCTTAATGTATTCCCTGAAGCAGACCTCTTTAGCGTGGTTGACTTTTTACCTAGTAACCTTCGCTCTTTTATACATCACAAGCCAGTACAAACTACTTTTATTCAAAAGCTGCCTTTTGCCAAAACAAAATATAGAAACTATCTACCTCTTATGCCCTTAGCCATAGAGCAGCTAAATGTGTCTAGCTATGATGTGGTCATATCAAACAGTCATGCTGTAAGTAAAGGGGTAATTACTAATAGTAATCAGGTGCATATTTGCTATTGTCATTCGCCAATGCGCTATGCCTGGGATCTGTATCATCAATATTTGAATGAAGCAGGGTTAAATCATGGCTTTAAGGGCATACTAGCCAAACTATTTTTGCATTATCTCCGACAGTGGGACCTTAATACAATTCCCAGAATTGATCATTTTATAGCTAATTCTAAATACATAGCGGCACGTATTCACAAAGTTTATAAACGGAAGGCAGAAGTTATATATCCTCCAGTACGTGTGGAAAACTTTACTCTACATACTCAGAAAGAAGATTTTTTTCTAACCGCTTCTCGTTTTGTGTCTTATAAGAAAATCGACCTTATCGTAGAGACTTTTACGAATATGCCTGAGGAAAAACTAATTGTTATTGGAGATGGACCAGATAATAAAAAAATAAGAGCAAAAGCTATTAATAGTAAAAACATTAAGTTTCTGGGATTTCAAGATCAACAAAGCTTAATCTCTTATATGCAAAGAGCTAAGGCATTTATTTTTGCTGCTGATGAAGATTTTGGAATCATTCCTGTTGAAGCTCAGGCTTGTGGAACTCCTGTAATTGCCTATGGTAGAGGAGGTTCGTTAGAAACTGTAAAAGATGGAGTGACCGGTCTTTTTTTTGATCAGCAAAGTGTACAATCTATACAGGAGACTATTAATAGGTTTAAAAATCAATATCGTCAATTTGACCCTTTAGCCATAAGAGCCCATGCAGAAAGTTTTTCTGTTATCAGATTCCAGGAAGAAATAAGGCAATTAATTAACTCTAGACTGGTGCACAATCAAAAAAAATGA
- a CDS encoding O-antigen ligase family protein, translating to MDFKIPLKISFNKLFYNLVIAIFSVIFLQQVLVVNVGGSFKFYELFALIILFFFLLRGKNFYIYSKFSLLLFLFFIIATLPGTFKQYLMLEELQGFYNHFPEAKGSLRFNMMIAPVIVYFYYIICWLVINTIDGSRKVYDNKEKIIRLFVMVGTFTSIYALYGFFFVRLLGFPDLVPDMVDNRNHRPDYEFRTSGFSSEAGDLAFMLSWVMIYLLYYKNLFSKRKTITLQIINGVALLLTFSSNLLAFFLAVLISILVFDSLSKKIKVSVILISLGLSAFLVLLNSGYYELFRYVFYQKLVHLFEKPTQVSSTGSMRAYHIHMGLDLFKDNPLFGVGGGNSVFHLWKYDSLLSAQQDGVKSGLVKVIAETGIFGALCFYGFYIYYFIQILIRRHLTNNPLIKIGFIGGCTTFLMLASLYPVYSIFLWVNIALVLNELKFMKEKTNSLILENA from the coding sequence ATGGATTTTAAAATCCCTCTTAAAATAAGCTTCAATAAGCTTTTCTATAATCTAGTCATCGCCATATTTTCAGTAATTTTTCTGCAACAAGTGCTAGTAGTAAATGTAGGAGGAAGCTTTAAGTTTTATGAGCTGTTTGCATTAATCATACTGTTTTTCTTTTTATTAAGAGGCAAAAATTTTTATATATACTCCAAATTTTCCCTCCTACTATTTCTGTTTTTTATCATAGCTACTTTACCTGGAACCTTCAAACAGTACCTAATGCTTGAAGAACTGCAAGGTTTTTATAACCATTTTCCCGAGGCTAAAGGGTCATTGCGTTTTAACATGATGATAGCCCCAGTAATTGTATATTTTTACTATATCATATGCTGGCTAGTTATCAATACTATTGATGGATCAAGAAAAGTTTATGATAATAAAGAAAAGATTATCAGGCTTTTTGTAATGGTAGGCACATTTACTTCCATCTATGCTTTATATGGATTTTTCTTTGTGCGTCTTCTTGGATTTCCAGACCTAGTTCCTGATATGGTTGATAACCGAAACCATCGACCAGATTATGAATTTCGTACTTCTGGTTTCTCGTCTGAAGCAGGAGACTTGGCGTTTATGCTATCCTGGGTAATGATTTACCTTTTATACTACAAAAATTTATTCTCCAAACGAAAAACTATAACATTACAGATAATTAATGGTGTAGCCTTGCTCCTAACTTTTTCCTCAAATTTATTAGCTTTTTTCCTTGCCGTGTTAATCAGTATACTCGTATTTGACAGCCTGAGTAAGAAAATAAAAGTTTCAGTCATTTTAATCTCCCTAGGCTTATCTGCCTTTTTAGTATTACTTAACTCAGGCTATTATGAGCTTTTCAGGTATGTGTTTTATCAAAAGTTAGTACATCTTTTTGAAAAGCCAACTCAGGTATCTTCTACAGGGAGCATGCGTGCTTACCATATCCATATGGGACTAGACCTCTTTAAAGATAACCCACTATTTGGAGTAGGAGGGGGGAACTCTGTTTTTCACTTATGGAAATATGATTCTCTATTAAGTGCCCAGCAGGATGGAGTCAAAAGTGGATTAGTTAAGGTAATCGCTGAAACAGGTATATTTGGAGCGCTGTGCTTTTATGGTTTTTATATCTACTATTTTATTCAGATACTAATAAGGCGCCACCTAACAAACAATCCTCTAATAAAAATAGGTTTTATCGGAGGGTGTACAACCTTTTTAATGTTAGCTTCTTTATACCCAGTATATAGTATATTTCTTTGGGTTAATATAGCACTTGTTCTTAATGAGTTAAAATTTATGAAAGAAAAGACAAACAGCTTAATCTTGGAAAATGCATAG
- a CDS encoding glycosyltransferase family 4 protein yields MHRTLAKNVIVLEDSHKVSFGGGQKGTLEVMEALSSSYHIYLFDSTKQSGFYQKAIQRKYKVYQLYSFGKIVGGKKASFSIGILEVLLYPIFTFLNILKLVFFLKKRKLTRHNTVVYTSAKKMLAPTLFIHKIFKIKYVYHARNYYDRNSFYFKVLTFLLSKATLVISVSHTVLQNLGHPRSIVIYNPIKLNTPLPSPRQIDPTKVIVAAFASLIPWKGLEYFMKSFSFLRNKNNVQYHIYGKGQEQKYLSKLTNDQVLLKGFTDKTEEIMEGQVNIICVPSISEEAFGRVSIEGFKFGIPAISTNIGGQKELIKDNFNGFHVPIMDPKAIAEKIDYLIENPTIYTELSQNALAYVKEFDYTSFSKRIKTQFDNIFSNQIS; encoded by the coding sequence ATGCATAGAACTCTAGCTAAAAATGTAATTGTTCTTGAAGATTCACATAAAGTTTCTTTCGGAGGAGGGCAAAAAGGCACACTTGAAGTTATGGAGGCACTAAGTTCATCTTACCATATTTACTTGTTTGACTCCACAAAGCAATCTGGCTTCTACCAAAAAGCAATTCAAAGAAAATATAAAGTCTATCAATTATATTCTTTTGGCAAAATTGTAGGAGGGAAAAAAGCTTCTTTTAGCATTGGTATTCTCGAGGTTTTGCTATATCCTATCTTTACCTTTTTAAATATTCTCAAGCTTGTTTTCTTTCTAAAAAAGAGAAAGCTCACTCGTCATAATACTGTTGTTTATACCTCTGCAAAAAAAATGCTGGCCCCTACTTTATTTATCCATAAAATATTTAAAATCAAGTATGTCTATCATGCCAGAAATTATTATGACCGTAATTCATTCTACTTTAAGGTCTTAACTTTTTTATTGTCAAAGGCAACACTGGTAATAAGTGTATCTCATACTGTTTTACAAAATTTGGGGCACCCTCGTAGTATCGTTATTTATAACCCTATTAAACTTAATACCCCCTTACCTTCTCCCAGGCAAATAGATCCAACTAAAGTAATTGTAGCCGCTTTTGCATCCCTGATACCTTGGAAAGGACTAGAATATTTTATGAAAAGCTTTTCCTTTTTAAGAAACAAGAACAATGTTCAATACCATATTTATGGAAAAGGTCAAGAGCAGAAGTATTTGTCTAAATTAACCAATGACCAAGTTTTACTGAAAGGCTTTACAGATAAAACAGAAGAGATTATGGAAGGACAAGTTAATATCATTTGTGTTCCTTCTATTTCAGAAGAAGCTTTTGGTAGGGTCTCAATTGAAGGCTTTAAGTTTGGAATACCAGCTATCAGCACTAACATAGGAGGGCAAAAAGAGTTAATCAAAGATAATTTTAACGGATTCCATGTTCCAATTATGGATCCCAAAGCCATAGCAGAGAAAATAGATTATCTTATTGAAAACCCTACCATTTATACCGAGCTCTCACAAAATGCTTTGGCTTACGTCAAAGAGTTTGATTACACCTCTTTTTCCAAAAGAATTAAAACCCAGTTTGACAATATCTTCTCAAATCAGATTTCATAA
- a CDS encoding PQQ-dependent sugar dehydrogenase gives MNGKIQKASLLSLALLIYSFILFSPLDYGLDQVSLKEEFLDGVFPRLGSTTTTWTLEQVFPNFSHFPINDLVEVPGSNKLLALGKAGKIWIFDNDESNGEPRLVLNINKKVEASGDDGLLGIAFHPKFNDTSSIHAREIYIFYTYKYKNYEEPLYDRLSRFKFSENLDSIISSSEEILIQQYDRSYIHNGGDMFFDNEGYLYVSLGDEGEPNDHFGNSQKINSALFGGIIRIDVDMDSSRSHPIRRYPQTPYKPESFPDNINDHYMIPNDNPWLSEEGDYLEEFFAIGFRSPHKMYYDTLTENIWVADVGQAAREEISLIKKGSNAQWAYKEGTKNFLKSKPKVLIGTETPPIFDYGRDLGGAIIGGFVYRGDKYPSLNNKYIFADFVSRNIWALDPENGNTVTQLSNSGGKGGGIVSLLNDSSGNIYILTLRGVIFKLIAPTTNKIPKLLSETKAFSDMGKLTPSPGIIPYEVNSPLWSDGAHKKRWISIPNKSKGISYSQDSTWEFPVGTVFIKHFELPVKKDSAIRLETRFFIIDEEGKGYGLTYKWNQEGTDAELIDNGELISKEFTLIKEGVKISQTWNFPSRDQCITCHNGNAGQVLGVKTSQLNKEKLYESTGIRDNQLRTWNHLELFSENLDSVEFSTLPALASIHDTTATLEVRVKSYLDANCSYCHRPEGVEAAFDARSSTPLSLQGLINQDIVGRNSLTGNKVVKPHDLDSSELWLRDNSLSENKMPPIGRNTLDVGYLKVLKSWIMSLQPYTTEEEVVVCEGDSYIFPDGTSLTNIDSSMTHSSQFIASNTLDSTIITHIVVNKIDTTISVIDSVLIANEDEAATYQWLVHEQGSSIIEGETSQSYIPKEAGTYSVIITKNNCSVRSEVKVVEPEIITGIEKNDFGSELNIYPNPTEGHLTISIGDKQSDGLIRITDVSGKTTLEKPFENQKKIELYIDGESGSYILNITGETGKAAVVKILKK, from the coding sequence ATGAACGGAAAAATACAAAAAGCTTCTCTTTTATCTTTAGCTTTATTAATTTATTCATTTATACTGTTCTCTCCCCTAGATTATGGGTTAGATCAAGTCTCTTTGAAAGAGGAGTTTTTAGATGGAGTCTTCCCAAGATTGGGCTCTACTACTACTACTTGGACTCTAGAGCAAGTTTTTCCTAATTTTTCACATTTTCCAATAAATGATTTAGTTGAGGTGCCAGGCTCTAACAAGTTATTAGCATTAGGAAAGGCAGGTAAAATATGGATTTTTGATAACGATGAAAGTAATGGAGAACCTAGGTTAGTACTCAATATTAATAAAAAAGTAGAGGCAAGTGGAGACGATGGACTATTAGGTATTGCTTTTCATCCAAAGTTTAATGATACCTCCAGTATACATGCTAGAGAAATTTATATATTTTATACATATAAGTATAAAAACTATGAAGAACCATTGTATGATCGTTTATCAAGGTTTAAATTTTCAGAAAATTTGGATTCTATTATTTCATCTTCAGAAGAAATATTGATTCAGCAATATGATAGAAGCTATATACATAATGGAGGAGACATGTTCTTTGATAACGAAGGCTACCTATATGTATCACTAGGAGATGAAGGTGAACCTAACGATCATTTTGGAAACTCTCAGAAAATTAATTCGGCACTATTTGGTGGAATTATTAGAATTGATGTAGACATGGATTCATCTAGAAGCCATCCTATAAGGAGGTACCCTCAAACTCCCTACAAGCCAGAAAGTTTTCCAGATAACATTAACGATCATTATATGATTCCAAATGATAATCCTTGGTTGAGTGAAGAAGGGGACTATTTGGAAGAGTTTTTTGCAATTGGATTTAGAAGTCCTCACAAAATGTACTATGATACATTAACTGAAAATATTTGGGTAGCAGATGTAGGGCAAGCAGCGAGGGAAGAAATTAGCTTGATCAAAAAGGGAAGCAATGCTCAATGGGCATATAAAGAAGGGACAAAAAATTTCTTAAAAAGTAAACCGAAAGTACTTATAGGAACTGAAACTCCGCCAATATTTGACTATGGAAGAGACCTGGGAGGCGCAATAATTGGAGGTTTTGTATATAGAGGAGATAAATATCCTTCACTGAATAATAAGTATATCTTTGCAGATTTTGTAAGCAGAAATATATGGGCTTTAGACCCTGAAAATGGAAATACCGTAACACAGCTTAGTAATTCAGGAGGTAAAGGAGGAGGAATAGTTTCTCTTTTAAATGACTCGAGTGGAAACATATACATTTTAACTCTTCGTGGGGTAATTTTTAAATTAATTGCACCCACAACTAATAAAATCCCTAAACTTTTGTCCGAGACTAAAGCTTTTAGTGATATGGGGAAATTAACGCCTTCTCCAGGAATTATTCCATATGAAGTAAACTCTCCCTTATGGTCAGATGGAGCACATAAAAAGCGATGGATTTCTATTCCAAATAAATCAAAAGGTATTAGCTATTCACAAGATTCTACATGGGAGTTTCCTGTAGGGACAGTTTTTATTAAGCATTTCGAGTTACCAGTAAAAAAAGATTCAGCCATCAGGTTGGAAACCAGATTCTTCATCATAGATGAAGAAGGAAAAGGGTATGGGCTAACTTACAAATGGAATCAAGAAGGAACAGATGCAGAATTGATTGATAATGGTGAATTGATAAGTAAAGAGTTCACTCTCATAAAAGAAGGAGTTAAAATATCTCAAACATGGAATTTCCCTTCCAGAGATCAATGTATAACCTGTCATAATGGTAATGCAGGACAAGTTTTAGGAGTTAAGACCTCTCAGCTTAACAAAGAAAAACTATATGAAAGCACTGGAATACGAGATAATCAGTTAAGAACCTGGAATCATTTAGAGTTGTTTTCTGAAAATTTAGATAGTGTTGAATTTTCCACATTACCTGCATTAGCAAGCATTCATGATACAACTGCTACATTAGAAGTTAGGGTTAAGTCATATTTAGATGCTAATTGTTCTTATTGTCATAGGCCAGAAGGAGTAGAGGCTGCATTTGATGCCAGAAGTAGTACACCATTAAGTTTGCAAGGACTGATAAATCAAGATATTGTAGGACGAAACTCTTTGACAGGAAACAAAGTTGTTAAGCCGCATGATTTGGATTCATCGGAGCTTTGGCTAAGAGACAATAGTTTAAGTGAAAACAAAATGCCTCCGATAGGAAGAAATACTTTAGATGTAGGTTATCTGAAAGTTCTAAAAAGTTGGATTATGAGCCTTCAACCTTATACTACTGAAGAAGAAGTAGTTGTATGTGAGGGCGATAGTTATATTTTTCCAGATGGAACCTCTCTTACAAACATAGATTCTTCTATGACTCATTCAAGCCAGTTTATTGCTTCTAATACTCTTGATAGTACCATTATTACGCACATAGTAGTAAATAAAATAGATACTACGATATCTGTTATTGACTCTGTTTTAATAGCAAATGAAGATGAAGCAGCAACTTATCAATGGCTAGTCCATGAGCAGGGTAGTTCTATTATTGAAGGAGAAACAAGTCAGTCATATATTCCTAAAGAAGCAGGTACATATAGCGTAATAATTACGAAAAACAATTGCTCAGTGAGGTCTGAGGTGAAAGTTGTTGAGCCTGAAATAATTACTGGTATTGAGAAGAATGACTTTGGAAGTGAGCTAAACATCTATCCTAATCCTACAGAAGGGCATTTAACAATTAGTATTGGTGACAAGCAATCCGATGGTCTCATTAGAATTACTGATGTTTCAGGGAAAACGACTTTAGAGAAACCTTTTGAAAATCAGAAAAAGATTGAACTGTATATAGACGGAGAAAGTGGTAGCTATATTCTTAATATAACGGGTGAAACGGGTAAGGCTGCAGTTGTTAAAATACTGAAAAAATGA